A segment of the Terribacillus aidingensis genome:
ACCAGTCGCTGCAACATGCTTACGTGTATCTTTCTGCTTTGTCTTATCCTTTTGATCCTTGTCAATAGGAGGAGGTTCATTCCCGATCAAACCGGAAACGAGCACATCTCCAGGCTCTACGTAATCATGCACCCCAACTTGCGGCACTCCTTCTGATACAAACATGTCGACGATAACACCTTTTTTCTTTGCCACAAGGTGCCGAGGTCCTGGTTGTGCTTCTTCTTTAACGATTGTTTTCGGTACACCTTCCAATGCATAGGTTGTCCCTTTCTCTTGCACTCCTATCCATAGAAGATCCGGAATATCCTGTAACAAACGCTGCTGGATATCAACTGGAGCGCCAAGCGTCAGCTTGAAGGCACCTAAACGCACGCCGTACTCATCCAGCTGTGTTTCGATTTGATGCTCTAACTCCGGGCTTACGCCTTTCACTTCAATTTTCCAGACTGTATTGGAGAGAAAGAAAATAGACAGGATGCTGATGGCTATACCGAGCAGCAACGGTTTCTTATGCAGCAATGCAGTGAAGAGGAAAGGAAACCCATGCTTGCTGCGGAACTGAATTTTGTAGCCTGTCCCTCTTCGCTGCATGCGAAGCTTGCTTATATCCTGCTTCCTTATCTTCGCTTCACATGTCTGACTGTCTTTTTTGATGATATCCCAGACAAGAACCTTCTCCTGTACAAGCTGATTAAAAAATAGCTCCGGTCTGTCCCCTTTTATCAGTACGGTCACATATCCAGTAAAATAAATATCCTGTGTGTGCTTCTTCATACGTACCTCCCCGATCCGCTTGCCTTATGATTCAATGAATTTGAATTCCTTCATTTTGCCTTCGAGCAGGATTTCCTCTGGAAGCATGACTTTCAGTACGAATGATTCCCCTGTTATCCGGAGGAAACCTGTGTTGAGACGCAGCCTAAGTTCGTTATCAGAAAAAAGCACAAGCCCTCTGTGATTTTCGATATATGCATGAAAATGGCCGATTGTCGTAATGCGAGGGAGTTCAAGCACCACATCAGCAGGCATATCCAAATGCTCGGTGAACCAATTTCCGATCCGCTGCTGCCATTTTTTCATTTCCATCAGCTCCCCTCTGCACATTCTATGTTGCTAAAAGGCAAGTGAGAACAGTCTGATGCACGAAAAAAGCGAGCCCATTATTGGACTCGCTTGTTGAAAGCGCGATGCGGTTTTTTCGCACGTGGTTCTCCGAGTATCTCAGACCAGAGAACCTGTTCTGCTAATTGTCTGCTAGTAGGCCGTTTCAGCTTGATTGGCTTAGCTAGAGGTTGATCTCTATTATCCTGACGACGGACAGAGGAGGCACTACGCACTTCCAGAGCTTGCTGAATTGCCTCAGTCGTCTGCTTTCTATATTCCTCTGCTTTCTGCTCGGCTTGAATCAGTTCTGGTGCTTTAACTGGCCTCTGTTTCTGCTGACGATTTTCTCTGCTTGCACGAGGCTGCTTTTCCTGCCAGTTCTTGACCGGAGGCTGCGTGCGTCGGGGATCGTTATCTTGATCTCCTTTTTTACCTGCGGAGTTAAAAAAGAAAGCAATGGCAGCAATTGCTAACGGCACGAGAAATTGCAAAATGTCAAACATGCACCTGCCACCTTTCTAAAACTTAACGTTCTTCCTCGTCATTATTTGACAAGTCACCAATGCTGTCTCGCATTGTTGTATCTGCATTGATGTTCTGGTAGTTCATATAATCCATCACGCCCATGTTACCTGAACGCAGTGCTTCAGCAAGAGCAAGCGGAACATCCGCTTCTGCTTCTACTACCTTGGCACGCATTTCTTGTACGCGGGCTAAGTTTTCCTGCTCCTGTGCTACAGCCATCGCACGACGTTCCTCAGCTTTGGCTTGGGCGATATTCTTATCTGCCTCTGCCTGATCCGTTTGAAGCATCGCCCCAATGTTTTTACCGATATCAATGTCTGCGATATCGATGGACAGAATTTCAAATGCCGTACCGGAATCCAAACCGCGTTCTAACACATTGTGTGAGATTTTGTCCGGGTTTTCCAATACATTTTTATGGTTGGTCGAGCTACCGATGGTACTGACAATTCCTTCCCCTACACGCGCGATGATGGTATCCTCTCCGGCACCACCCACAAGTCGATCGATGTTGGCACGCACGGTGATACGAGCTTTCGCCTTCACTTCGATACCATCAATCGCCACACCTGAAATGAACGGTGTTTCAATCACTTTCGGATTGACACTCATTTGCACAGCTTCCAATACATCACGACCAGCTAGATCAATTGCTGCTGAGCGTTCAAATGGTAATTCGATATTCGCACGGTGTGCTGCAATAAGTGCATTGACGACGCGGTCGACATTACCTCCTGCCAGATAATGACTCTCCAGCTGGTTTGTATCAACCTTCAAGCCTGCTTTATGGGCTTTAATCAATGGATTGATGACACGTGATGGGATAACACGTCTTAAACGCATCCCTACCAATGTGAAGATGCTGATACGGACACCTGCTGCCAGGGCACTGATCCATAATGCAACTGGTACGAAAGTGAATAAAATAATCAATGCAATCAAAATGACTGCAGCAATAATAATCGGTACTAGTATATCTTGATTCATTCTGTTTCCTCCTTGTTCGTCACAGGACTGACGATGATTTTCGTGCCTTCTGTACGGATAACAACTATTCCCGATCCTTTGGCAACATACCTGCCTTCAGTGATGACATCCATTACCCTGCCATCAATATCGGCTGTACCTGACGGGCGCAAAGGTGTTTTCGCTACACCACGTTTACCAATCAGGACTGTCAAGCTAGGAAGCGTATCCGGCTTGAGTGTTTCCTGGAGTATCATCGGCTTGAACATTCCTTTTTCAAATCCGACAATGCGAATGACATATACAACAGCCAAAACGGTGACCACGAATGCAATACTTACACTCATCATCATATCGGTTCTATCTGCCGCCATAGAAAAAAGCGCCCATAGTAACCCGATCATACCAAGTATGCCCATTATGCCTCCAGGTACGAATAATTCCAAGACAAGTAAAATGATGGCTGCAGTCAAAAGCAGAATATCCGTATTGGTTGCTAGTCCTGCCGCAATGTGACCGTAAAGAAAGATCCCTCCAGCAATGATTCCAAGTATCCCACCCGCTCCAAAGCCGGGTGTGAACATCTCGACAGCCAATCCAGCAAAAGCTATGGAAAGCAGGATTGTCACAAGAACCGGAGAAGTGATCCACGTCTGCATTGTTTCGCCGAAGCTGTGCATCGCTGTTTGAAGACTTGGAAGTGTGATATATTGCAGCATAGAAATCCTCCTGACCCCGACTGGTTTCGTTTACAGTTGTTATGTACGTTAACATATACGCTTGGATAAAGAAAAGGTTTCATATGTAAATAAACTTTCGTAAAAAAGCAGAAAACCCAATCATTCATGATTGGGTTTTCCTTTTAGATATTCATATAACTATCAGTTAAGACAAGTGCTTATTCACGATTTTATTAACTAAAGAACCATCGGTTTTGCCTTTAACTTTCGGCATAACAGCGCTCATGACTGAGCCCATGTCTTTCTTGGAAGTAGCTCCTACCTCCGTGATGGTCTGTTTAATAATGTCTTCAAGTTCTTCTTCCGAAAGCTGTTCGGGCATATAATCTTTCAGGACTTGAAGCTCCGCTTCAAGCTTCTGAGCAAGATCATCGCGTCCAGCTTCTTGGAATTCTTGGAGGGAATCTTTTCGTTGTTTTACCTCACGAGATAAAACGGTAAGTTCTTCATCTTCTGACAGCGTGTCATTTCCAGTACGAATTGCTTCATTCTGCAGGGCAGCTTTCACCATACGGATTACGCTGAGCGTTTCTTTATCCCTTGCTTTCATGGCAGTCTTCATATCCTGGTTCAGACGTTCTGTTAATGACATATCTCTTTGCACCCTCTTTGCTTACTTACGCTTTCTAGCCGCCTCAGATTTTTTCTTGCGACGTACACTAGGTTTTTCGTAAAATTCACGCTTACGGTATTCAGATAGAGTACCGCTTTTAGAAACAGTGCGCTTAAAGCGACGAAGAGCATCTTCAAGAGACTCGTTTTTGCGAACGCGAGTAGTGTTTGACATGCTAATTTCCCTCCCTCCGAAGCATACAACAATGTGCTAACTCATATGCACTGCTGCATATGTCTTTGCTCATTATAATATAATGCTAAATCCTGGTCAATAGAAAGGTGCATAATCACGCACATTTCATAATTACTTCTTAATAATCGCTGCTTCCAGCAACGCCTGCGATGATCTGAACACCTGCGCTGGCACCGATGCGAGTAGCACCTGCTTCGATCATAGCCAGTGTAGCTTCGCGGTCACGCACACCGCCGGAGGCCTTTACACCGATGTCCGGGCCGACTGTCTTACGCATCAATTTGATATCTTCCACTGTTGCACCACCGCCGGAAAAACCAGTGGAAGTTTTAACGAAATCAGCTCCGGCTTTTACAGCAAGCTCACAAGCTGTTACTTTTTCTTCATCAGTCAATAATGAAGTCTCGATAATCACTTTCGTCAGTACACCTGCTGCTGCTTCCACAACTGCACGAATGTCAGACTCAACAGTCACTAAGTCGCCTGATTTCAAAGCACCGACATTGATGACCATATCGATCTCACCAGCACCTTTTTCAATAGCATCCTTTGTTTCCAAAGCTTTTACCGCGCTAGTCGAAGCGCCAAGAGGGAATCCGATAACAGTACATACTTTCACATCTGTACCTTTAAGCTGTTCTGCACAATGAGAAACCCAGTACGGATTTACACAAACAGAAGCGAATTTATGGGTTGCCGCTTCCTCAACAATTACATCGATTTGTTCCTTTGTAGCATCAGGCTTTAAAAGTGTGTGATCAATATATGCAGCGATATTTTCCAAGAGAAATTACTCCTTTTATAGTCAAGTTAGATAGTTACACTTGCTTCCTCATCATCCATTACCCGGACGAATTGGCCTTCATTATACGGATAGCCAGCCTTAGTCAGCTTAACACGGACAATCTTACCGATCATGTCCGGTGTTGCCTCGAATTTCACTTTCAAATAGTTATCCGTATAGCCGACATATAATGTGTCGGATTCGTTTTCATCAAAAAGCTCTTCCGGAATGACTTCCAATACTTCATTTTCGAATTGAGAAGCATATTCTTTCGCTTGCTGATCCGATAGTGTAATGAGACGGTGGACACGCTCATTCTTTGTCTCGTCGTCCACTTGGTCTGCCATACGTGCAGCAGGTGTTCCTGTACGCTTGGAATAAGGGAACACATGGAGCTCGCTATAACCGATTTCTTGAATGAAACGATATGTTTCCATGAATTCCTCTTCTGTCTCACCTGGGAAGCCGACAATCACATCACTCGTAATGGCAAGGTTAGGCAAAGCTTTCTTCACTTTATCGATTTTACTGCGGTAAAAGTCTGAAGAATACTTGCGGCGCATGCGTTTTAAAACGGAATCAGATCCAGATTGAAGCGGGATATGCAAATGACGCACGATTTTCTCAGACTCATCCAGCACCTGAATGACCTCATCCGTAATCTGGCTTGCCTCAATGGAGGAAATACGGATTCGTTTCAATCCACGTACATTCGCCTCCAATTCCCGCAGCAATTTAGCAAAATTGTAATCCTGCATATCCTCGCCGTATCCTGCTGTATGAATCCCTGTAAGGACGATTTCCTTGTAACCAGCGTCCACAAGCTGCTGAGCCTGCTTCATGACGTCCTCAGGGTTACGGGAACGCAGCAATCCGCGGGACCAAGGAATGATACAGAAAGTGCAGAAGTTGTTGCAGCCTTCCTGGATTTTCAACGATGCACGCGTACGGTCGGTGAAGGCTGGTACATCCATTTCCTCGAAGACACGGTTTTTCATGATGTTCGAAACTCCGTTGATCGGTTCCTTCTTCACCTTGAATTCCTCGATATGCTCAATCATCTTGTCCCGGCCCTGGGTACCAACTACAATGTCCACTCCCGGAATCTCCATGATTTCACCAGGTGACGTTTGCGCATAACATCCGGTTACACAAATGACGCCCTCAGGATTTTTACGTACTGCCCGGCGAATGACTTGGCGGCTTTTTTTATCTCCAGTATTCGTAACCGTGCAAGTGTTGATAACATACACGTCTGACTGGTGATCAAAATCCACCCTTTCATAGCCTTGGGCTTTGAACTTCTGCCAAATACCTTCCGTCTCATAATGGTTCACTTTACAACCTAATGTGTGGAATGCCACTGTAGGCATGGTAAAACACCTCATTCTTCAAAATGGTACGATAGACTAGCCAACATATACAATGGAGCGGTCTCTGTGCGCAAAATTCGAGGTCCGAGCCTGATAGGTGCAAAACCCGCATTTTGAAGCGCATCAGCTTCTGATTCACTGAATCCGCCCTCTGGTCCGATTACGACAAGCACATTGTCTGATGGGGAAATGTGCTGGAAAACAGATCGAAGCGGTTCTGCCTTCAATCCTTTTGCCGCTTCTTCGTAAGCGAACAATTTGTGCTTGTATGTATCGCTGCTATCAAGCAGCATTTGGAAGGATTGCACATCCTCTATTGCTGGTATTATCAAACGGCTGGACTGCTCGGCAGCTTCTTTGGCAATCTTTTCAAGGCGCTGCCGTTTTTTGTCCTTCTTTTTCTCGTCCCATTTTACAACGGAACGAGCAGCTTGGAAAGGAGCAAATGCTGCTGCACCCAATTCCGTTCCTTTCTGCACGATCCATTCCAGTTTGTCACCCTTGGGAAGCCCTTGGGCAATCGTCACTGATACTGGCATTTCAGTATCCATATCGACTTTTTCAACTACGGAGACAGTAACATGATCTGACACCAATTCGTCAATCTCACATTTTGCAGCATGCCCATCCGGATGGACACAGATGATATTATCGCCTGTTTTCATCCGCATCACGCGATTGATATGATGGGCGTCCTGTCCATTCAACGTAATGCGGGTATCCTGCCAATTGGCAGCTTCTACGAAATAGCGTTGCATATGCTCACCTCTGCCTTAATTCTTCTTTGCAATGATGGCAACCCAATCTTCCATTTCATTGACTTCAACAATATCGAAACCAGTTTTTATCAAGGCTTCTTTTACGTCGCCTTTCTTCTGGCTGATAATGCCGCTCGTAATGAACAGACCACCTGGTTTGATCAATTTGTACGCGTCATCTGTGAATTTCAAAATGATTTCAGCAAGGATATTCGAGACGATAACGTCCGCTTCCACCTCAACGCCTTCGAGCAAATTATTCGCACTGGCCGTAATGCGGTCCGCAGCTTGATTCAGCTCTGCATTGACCTTGGTACTGTTTACCGCCACATCATCGAGGTCGAATGCATGTACATGCTCAGCACCGAGCAGTACGGCAGCGATGCTCAGTACACCAGAACCAGAACCAACATCAATGACAACGTCGCCTTTAGTTATATAACGTTCGATTGCCTGTACGCTAAGTACCGTCGTCGGGTGAGTTCCTGTACCAAAAGCCATGCCAGGATCAAGTTCCATGATCACTTCATCACTTGCTACCGGTGTGTACTCTTCCCATGTAGGTATGATGGTGAACTTTTCGGAGATCTTCACCGGTTTGTAATATTTCTTCCAAGCGGTAGACCAATCCTCTTCATCTACCTCACTGACTGTCACGTCGTTTGCACCAATATCAATCTGATATTCTTTCAGATTTGTGATCGCTGCTTTGATCTCATTCACCGATTCATTCAAAAAGCTGTTAAGAGGCAAATATGCTTTCACAAAGATGCCTTCTGCTGGATAATCTTTTGGATCCAGCGCATAGATTTCACCGAACGTCGTTTTATGATCTTTGACCAAGTCCTCTGGATCCTGGATTACAACACCGCTGGCACCTGCTTCATGCAGGATATTCGAAATTGGCTCAATCGCTTCATTCGTAGTATGGATACATAGCTCCGCCCATTTCACGTACACGTCACTCCTTTTATTAAGACTCACCTTTGAACGCACGTCTCATACGTGTGAAAATATTGTCATGCTGTTCGTCGGTTGGGTCATTACCGCTTATATCGTTGAGCTCACGCAATAGCTCCTTCTGACGATCCGATAAATTCGTAGGTGTTACAACACGAATTTTCACATGTTGGTCTCCTTGACCATACCCGCGCACATTCGGTGATCCTTTGCCTTTCAAACGGAATGTACGTCCTGTTTGCGTACCTGCTGGAACTTTAAGATTCACTGCGCCATGAACCGTCGGCACTTCAATTTCATCACCAAGTGCTGCTTGAGCAAATGTAATCGGCATTTCACAATAAATATTATCGCCTTCACGGTCAAAGAACTCATGGCTGCGTACTTGAATGACAACATAAAGATCTCCTGGAGGTCCTCCATTGACACCCGCTTCTCCTTTACCGGATACACGGATTTGCTGGCCATCGTCAATACCTGCCGGGACTTTGATATGGATTTTGTTGCGTTTACGTACACGGCCGGAACCACTGCAAGTCTTACATTTATCTGGAATGATCTTACCTGTTCCATTACATGTATTACATACGCGACGGTTCACAACACGGCCAAATGGTGTATTTTGTTCGACATTAAGCTGTCCGCTTCCGTTACAATGCGTACAAGTCTTCGGCTTGGTGCCTGGTTTGGCTCCTGAACCGTGACAAGTATCACATTCCTCTTCTTTCGGAATCTCAATATCTGTTTCCTTACCAAAAATAGCTTCCTCGAAGCTGAGCGTCATACTGTATTGCAGATCTGCGCCTTGACGTGGTGCGTTCGGATCGCTGCGGCGTCCGCCGCCGCCAAAGAACATATCGAAAATGTCGCCAAAACCGCCAAAATCCTGCGCTCCAGCTCCCCCGAAACCTTGGCTCTGCGGGCCTGCGTGGCCAAATTGATCATACTGGGTACGCTTTTGTTCATTGCCGAGTACTTCATAGGCTTCCTTTGCCTCTTTGAACTTATCGGCTGCATCTTCCGCCTTATTCACATCTGGGTGGTATTGGCGCGCAAGTTTGCGATATGCTTTTTTAATTTCTTCCTTCGAGGCATCTTTCCCGACGCCAAGCACATCGTAGTAATCCCGCTTACTCACTGACAATCACTCTCCCGACTCTCTCTTATACATAAATTTTATCATACCATTAAGCCCTATACGCAGCAAACACTGTAAACATGTAACAAGTCAAAGCTGCTCGGAAAGCGGCTTTGACTTGTCGGGTGAAACTAGCTTTTACTTATTGTCTTTGTCGTCGTTTACTTCTTCGAAATCAGCATCTACGACATCATCGTCTGCTTTTTCTCCGCCTTGCGCTTGCTGTGCTTGCTGAGCCTGTGCTGCTTGCTCATACAATTTGACAGACAATGCTTGAACTTGTTCGGAAAGCGCATCTTTTTTAGTTCTGATATCTTCAATATCAGAACCTTCCAACGCTTTCTTCAGTTCCTCTTTAGCTGCTTCTGCTTTTTGTTTGTCTTCTTCAGAAACATTTTCAGCAAGATCTTTCAAAGTTTTATCTGTTTGGAATACAAGCTGATCAGCTTCGTTGCGAAGATCTACTTCTTCGCGGCGTTTTTTATCTTCTTCAGCATTATCTTCCGCTTCTTTCACCATTTTTTCTACTTCTTCATCAGAAAGACCTGAAGAAGATTTGATTGTAATGGATTGTTCTTTATTTGTGCCAAGATCTTTCGCACGAACATTAACGATACCATTTGAGTCGATATCAAAGGTAACTTCGATTTGCGGAACACCACGTGGTGCTGGCGGGATATCCGACAGTTGGAAACGGCCAAGCGTCTTGTTGTAAGCTGCCATTTCACGTTCACCTTGAAGGACGTGGATATCTACAGAAGGCTGGTTGTCCGCTGCTGTAGAGAATGTTTGGGACGCGCTTGTCGGAATTGTCGTATTGCGCTCGATCAATTTGGTGAACACGCCGCCCATTGTTTCGATACCAAGGGAAAGTGGAGTAACGTCAAGAAGTACGACGTCTTTCACATCACCTTGAAGGACACCACCCTGGATTGCTGCACCGAGTGCAACTACTTCATCCGGGTTAACGCCTTTGGAAGGATCTTTGCCAGTTTCCTTTTTGATTGCTTCCACTACAGCCGGAATACGTGTAGAACCACCGACTAGGATAACTTTATCAATTTCGCTTGCAGAAAGATCAGCATCGCGAAGAGCTTGACGAGTAGGTCCCATTGTACGCTCAACCAAATCAGCAGAAAGCTCATCGAATTTCGCACGTGATAGAGAAAGCTCCAAGTGAAGCGGACCTTCTGCACCAGCCGTGATGAACGGAAGGGAAATCTGTGTTTGCGTTACGCCTGAAAGATCTTTCTTCGCTTTTTCAGCTGCATCTTTCAAACGCTGCATTGCCATTTTATCTTTGGAAAGATCAATGCCGTTCTCTTTTTTGAATTCCGCTACAAGATGATCGATGATCACCTGGTCGAAATCGTCACCGCCAAGACGGTTATCACCCGCAGTGGAAACTACTTCGAATGTACCATCGCCGATATCAAGGATGGAAACGTCGAATGTACCGCCGCCAAGGTCATAAACAAGGATTGTTTGATCTTCTTCTGTATTGATACCGTAAGCAAGCGCAGCTGCTGTCGGTTCGTTGATAATACGCTCGACTTCAAGACCTGCAATTTTACCAGCATCTTTCGTTGCTTGGCGTTCTGCATCGTTGAAGTATGCTGGAACTGTGATAACAGCTTTATCAACCGTTTCGCCTAGATAATCTTCAGCGAAAGATTTAATGTACTGCAGGATGATAGCAGAAATTTCTTGAGGCGTGTAAGACTTACCTTCGATTTCTACTTTATAATCCGTACCCATATGACGTTTGATGGATTGGATTGTGTTCGGGTTCGTGATCGCCTGACGCTTCGCCACTTCACCGATTTGTCTTTCTCCATTTTTGAATGCTACAACGGATGGAGTTGTGCGGTTACCTTCAGGGTTCGGGATAACGCGAGCTTCTCCACCTTCCATTACGGACACACAAGAGTTTGTTGTACCTAAGTCAATACCAATGATTTTACCCATTTTGTATTTTTCCTCCTCTACAGCATATGTAGTGCTTTATTGATTCACTTGGACCATAGCCGGTCGAATGACACGGTCTTTCAGCTTATAGCCCTTTTGCAATTCCTGTACGACAGTATTTGGTTCGTATTCATCATTTTCCACCTGCATGACAGCTTGGTGCAGATGAGGATCGAATGGCTGTCCTACAGTTTCGATCGTTTCGATACCTTGCTTGTCGAATGCATCTAATAATTGACGATGCACCATGCGGATACCATCGACAAAACCTTTGTTCGCTTCTTCGTCCTGAACAGTCTGAAGGGCGCGATCCAGGTTGTCGACAACAGGGAGCAAGGCTTCCGCCAAATCCTGAGATCTATATTTGCTGGCAGCTTCCTTTTCCTTCTGTGTACGCTTGCGGAAATTGTCATACTCAGCCTGCAAGCGCAGCAGACGGTCGTACATCTCGTTTTTTTCTTGTTCGAGCTGTGCTAGTTGCTCGCTGCCTTCATCGTTAGTTTCGGATTCCTCAGCTGGGGCTGCATCAACCACTTCTGTTTCAACAGCTTCCTGCTCTTCGGTTTCATTCACTTTTTCTTTTTCATTTGCCATGATGGTCACCTCCTGAAAAGCATTGCTTATATGAAAGGCTTGCTGTATAGCAAGCCATATTCAACTCATTTCTGCCAGTCCTGATAGGCGCTGGTCAGTTTGCCAGATAAAACATTCATCAACGACATTACCCGGGAATACTCCATTCTGG
Coding sequences within it:
- the dnaK gene encoding molecular chaperone DnaK, encoding MGKIIGIDLGTTNSCVSVMEGGEARVIPNPEGNRTTPSVVAFKNGERQIGEVAKRQAITNPNTIQSIKRHMGTDYKVEIEGKSYTPQEISAIILQYIKSFAEDYLGETVDKAVITVPAYFNDAERQATKDAGKIAGLEVERIINEPTAAALAYGINTEEDQTILVYDLGGGTFDVSILDIGDGTFEVVSTAGDNRLGGDDFDQVIIDHLVAEFKKENGIDLSKDKMAMQRLKDAAEKAKKDLSGVTQTQISLPFITAGAEGPLHLELSLSRAKFDELSADLVERTMGPTRQALRDADLSASEIDKVILVGGSTRIPAVVEAIKKETGKDPSKGVNPDEVVALGAAIQGGVLQGDVKDVVLLDVTPLSLGIETMGGVFTKLIERNTTIPTSASQTFSTAADNQPSVDIHVLQGEREMAAYNKTLGRFQLSDIPPAPRGVPQIEVTFDIDSNGIVNVRAKDLGTNKEQSITIKSSSGLSDEEVEKMVKEAEDNAEEDKKRREEVDLRNEADQLVFQTDKTLKDLAENVSEEDKQKAEAAKEELKKALEGSDIEDIRTKKDALSEQVQALSVKLYEQAAQAQQAQQAQGGEKADDDVVDADFEEVNDDKDNK
- the grpE gene encoding nucleotide exchange factor GrpE produces the protein MANEKEKVNETEEQEAVETEVVDAAPAEESETNDEGSEQLAQLEQEKNEMYDRLLRLQAEYDNFRKRTQKEKEAASKYRSQDLAEALLPVVDNLDRALQTVQDEEANKGFVDGIRMVHRQLLDAFDKQGIETIETVGQPFDPHLHQAVMQVENDEYEPNTVVQELQKGYKLKDRVIRPAMVQVNQ